One Sphingomonas limnosediminicola DNA segment encodes these proteins:
- a CDS encoding PBP1A family penicillin-binding protein translates to MTVTARDDIWSRGGLPVEELPNPFATEPSEHQDLPEGQPDETPRKRRRRWPIVLYCVFGLIFVTIVWLVLTAPLSRALEPLANPALLMLSDDGRPIAVRGAIKEAPVEVAKLNKFTPAAFVSIEDRRFYSHWGIDPRGIGRAFVANLRGGGVRQGGSTITQQLAKTSFLSNNRTVKRKAQEIIIAFWLEAWLTKQEILSRYLSSVYFGDGVYGLRAAAHHYFNRDPENLTLGQSAMLAGLVQAPSRLAPTHNLPAAQKRSKLVLAAMADTGAITASRARATTLAHPVLITSKVPTGTYFADWVAPSAQNAFETDFGQVKVRTTLDSDLQRLAVRAVARAQIGGAQAALVAMRPDGRVVAMVGGKSYKDSPFNRATQAQRQPGSAFKLFVYLAALRAGWTPDSLIEDKPITIGGWTPVNSDRVYRGQITLREAFARSSNAATVRLSESVGRNNIIRAARDLGITTPLPDRPSLALGTAGVSLLELTSAYAAVASGHYPIRARGLPDAQEPEGLAAFFRSDGSLDQRRDWAPMLDLLFAAANNGTGKRAALAIPTFGKTGTTQENRDALFVGFAGNLVVGVWVGRDDNGSLGKISGGTVPAEIWRNFMTSAVAVDGQRGPRLPAQFHVPQRQPQPDPTQDGRKSPLPPEWSDSTKQLREIADQLANLTGN, encoded by the coding sequence ATGACAGTGACGGCAAGGGACGACATCTGGAGCCGCGGCGGCCTGCCGGTGGAGGAACTGCCGAACCCGTTCGCGACGGAGCCGTCGGAGCATCAGGACCTTCCCGAAGGACAGCCGGACGAAACGCCCCGCAAGCGCCGCCGCCGCTGGCCGATCGTGCTTTACTGCGTCTTTGGCCTGATCTTCGTCACAATTGTCTGGCTCGTGCTGACCGCGCCCTTGTCGCGCGCGCTCGAACCGCTCGCAAATCCCGCGCTATTGATGCTGAGCGACGACGGCCGGCCAATCGCCGTTCGCGGCGCGATCAAGGAAGCGCCGGTCGAGGTAGCCAAGCTCAACAAGTTCACGCCGGCTGCTTTCGTGTCGATCGAGGATCGGCGCTTCTACAGTCACTGGGGCATCGACCCGCGAGGCATTGGCCGTGCGTTCGTTGCCAATCTGCGCGGGGGCGGGGTGCGGCAGGGCGGATCGACGATCACGCAACAGCTCGCGAAGACCAGTTTCTTGTCGAACAACCGCACCGTCAAACGCAAGGCGCAGGAGATCATCATCGCGTTCTGGCTCGAAGCGTGGCTGACCAAGCAGGAGATCCTGTCGCGCTATCTGTCGAGCGTCTACTTTGGCGACGGCGTCTATGGCCTGCGCGCGGCGGCACATCATTACTTCAACCGCGACCCGGAAAATCTCACGCTCGGCCAGTCTGCGATGCTCGCAGGCCTGGTGCAGGCGCCATCGCGGTTAGCGCCGACGCACAATCTTCCGGCGGCGCAGAAGCGGAGCAAGCTGGTGCTGGCGGCGATGGCGGACACCGGCGCGATCACCGCATCGCGGGCGCGGGCGACGACGTTGGCACATCCGGTGCTGATAACGTCCAAGGTCCCGACGGGCACGTATTTCGCCGACTGGGTTGCGCCGTCAGCGCAGAATGCGTTCGAAACTGACTTCGGGCAGGTGAAGGTGCGCACGACGCTCGACAGCGACCTGCAGCGGCTGGCCGTCCGCGCGGTCGCCCGCGCACAGATCGGCGGCGCTCAGGCCGCGCTGGTGGCCATGCGGCCGGACGGGCGCGTCGTCGCGATGGTCGGCGGCAAAAGCTACAAGGATTCACCCTTCAACCGGGCCACGCAGGCGCAGCGCCAGCCGGGATCGGCGTTCAAGCTTTTCGTCTATCTCGCCGCGCTGCGCGCCGGCTGGACGCCCGACAGCCTGATCGAAGACAAACCGATCACCATCGGCGGCTGGACGCCGGTCAACAGCGACCGGGTCTACCGCGGGCAGATCACGCTTCGAGAAGCGTTCGCCCGGTCAAGCAATGCGGCAACCGTGCGGCTGTCGGAATCGGTCGGCCGCAACAATATTATCCGCGCCGCGCGCGATCTCGGCATCACGACGCCGCTGCCTGATCGGCCGAGCCTTGCGCTTGGCACCGCCGGCGTAAGCCTGCTCGAGCTGACGTCGGCTTATGCGGCCGTGGCGAGCGGGCATTATCCGATCCGCGCGCGTGGGCTCCCGGACGCGCAGGAGCCGGAGGGCCTGGCCGCATTCTTCCGTAGCGACGGCTCGCTTGACCAGCGGCGCGACTGGGCGCCGATGCTCGATCTTTTGTTTGCCGCAGCTAACAATGGCACCGGCAAGCGCGCCGCACTCGCTATTCCCACCTTCGGCAAAACGGGAACGACGCAGGAGAACCGCGATGCTCTTTTCGTCGGCTTCGCGGGGAATCTGGTCGTCGGCGTGTGGGTCGGCCGCGACGATAACGGCTCACTCGGCAAGATTAGTGGCGGAACTGTGCCTGCCGAAATCTGGCGTAATTTCATGACATCCGCCGTGGCGGTCGACGGGCAGCGCGGGCCGCGGCTTCCCGCCCAATTCCACGTGCCGCAGCGACAGCCGCAACCCGATCCGACCCAGGATGGACGGAAGAGTCCGCTCCCACCGGAATGGAGCGATTCAACGAAACAGCTACGGGAGATTGCCGATCAGCTGGCAAATTTGACCGGTAATTAA
- a CDS encoding Flp family type IVb pilin, with protein sequence MVKFVKLLKNEKGATAIEYGLIAALIAVAAIGAMTQVGNKLNSTFNNVSNSLN encoded by the coding sequence ATGGTCAAATTTGTGAAGCTGCTGAAGAACGAGAAGGGCGCGACGGCCATTGAATATGGTCTCATTGCGGCTCTGATTGCTGTTGCTGCTATCGGCGCGATGACGCAGGTCGGCAACAAGCTCAACTCGACGTTCAATAACGTCTCGAACTCGCTCAACTAA
- a CDS encoding ABC transporter substrate-binding protein produces the protein MLRRLLPILIVSALVLEASACKPTPEGAVKVAVIGATPTMRDPALGPLSAPDAVLLTNVAQGLVRFDAAGNIVGGLAERWNVSDDGLSYIFRLSSAEWPDGRKITAQQAAKLLKRNLAPRSKNSLKDALGAIEDIVAMTDRVIEIRLIAPRPSLLATLAQPEMAIFRGRFGTGPFSLSAPPNANGFLRLTHEATVGDDEKPEKEEVELAGGAAADAISSFAAGKVDLVLGGTFTDLPLTQRVQLPRGSVRFDPASGLFGLVPSKPHGGLDDPDERRLLSQAIDRATFVTALNVPGLAPRATVLEPGLDGMPNPAVPAWLNTPIADRRTALLAEASRVFGKGDKPVIKIAVPEGPGGELLLVALGRDWGIFGFKVERAKDLAEANFRVIDLVAPSASSAWFVRQFRCDVTPICDPEADGLMDAARQTLIPPQRYALLQQAALKIDEKLLFIPIAAPVRWSLVSNRIQGFAGNRYAVHTLTGLDQKPGAGD, from the coding sequence ATGCTGCGGCGATTGCTGCCAATCCTGATCGTTTCCGCGCTCGTGCTCGAAGCGTCGGCCTGCAAGCCCACACCCGAAGGCGCGGTCAAGGTCGCGGTCATCGGCGCTACGCCGACAATGCGCGATCCGGCGCTCGGGCCGCTAAGCGCGCCAGACGCAGTCCTGCTGACCAACGTTGCGCAGGGGCTGGTGCGGTTTGATGCTGCAGGAAACATCGTCGGTGGGCTCGCAGAGCGCTGGAACGTCAGCGACGACGGGCTGAGCTACATATTTCGTCTGTCGTCGGCCGAGTGGCCCGACGGCAGGAAGATCACCGCGCAGCAGGCGGCGAAGCTGTTGAAGCGCAACCTTGCGCCGCGATCGAAGAACAGCCTCAAGGACGCGCTCGGCGCGATCGAGGACATCGTCGCGATGACCGACCGGGTGATCGAGATCCGGCTTATTGCACCTCGACCGAGCCTGCTGGCGACGCTGGCGCAGCCCGAAATGGCAATCTTTCGCGGTCGCTTCGGCACCGGACCCTTCAGCCTCTCGGCGCCTCCGAACGCGAATGGGTTCCTCCGGCTGACGCATGAGGCAACCGTCGGCGACGACGAGAAACCGGAAAAGGAAGAGGTCGAGCTGGCAGGAGGCGCGGCCGCCGATGCAATCAGCAGCTTTGCCGCCGGCAAGGTCGACCTCGTGCTCGGCGGCACCTTTACCGATTTGCCACTCACTCAGCGCGTTCAGCTTCCGCGCGGCAGCGTCCGCTTCGATCCCGCCTCTGGTCTGTTCGGCCTCGTGCCGTCGAAGCCGCACGGCGGCCTCGACGACCCCGATGAACGGCGGCTGCTGAGCCAGGCCATCGACCGCGCAACCTTTGTCACGGCGCTGAACGTCCCTGGCCTTGCGCCGCGTGCGACCGTTCTCGAACCCGGCCTCGACGGTATGCCGAATCCCGCCGTACCGGCGTGGCTGAACACGCCGATCGCCGACCGACGTACCGCGCTGCTCGCGGAAGCGAGCCGAGTTTTCGGCAAGGGCGACAAGCCGGTCATCAAGATCGCGGTTCCCGAAGGCCCGGGCGGCGAACTGCTGCTGGTCGCGCTCGGACGCGATTGGGGCATTTTCGGCTTCAAGGTCGAGCGCGCGAAAGATCTTGCTGAGGCCAACTTCCGCGTGATCGACCTCGTTGCCCCGTCCGCTTCCTCGGCCTGGTTCGTCCGCCAGTTCCGCTGCGACGTGACCCCGATCTGCGATCCCGAAGCTGACGGCTTGATGGATGCCGCGCGCCAGACGCTCATCCCGCCACAACGTTATGCGCTTCTTCAGCAGGCCGCGCTGAAGATTGATGAGAAGCTGCTCTTCATTCCGATCGCCGCGCCGGTGCGCTGGTCGCTGGTGTCGAACCGCATCCAGGGCTTTGCCGGGAACCGCTACGCCGTTCACACGCTCACCGGCCTGGACCAGAAACCGGGTGCCGGAGACTGA